In one Bryobacteraceae bacterium genomic region, the following are encoded:
- a CDS encoding isocitrate lyase/phosphoenolpyruvate mutase family protein, with protein sequence MATQADKAAAFASLHRREGIFLTPNPWDAGTARLLARMGFEALATTSAGYAFSIGVPDGFVSRDEMLAHAASIVRSTPLPVSADLENGYADDAASVGETIRLAAETGLAGASIEDVSARPNARIYELEHAADRIRAAAEAARSLPHPFVLTARAENFITGRPDLADTIRRLQAFQEAGADALFAPGLASLDDIRTVVGSVDRPVNVIAGMPGATWNLADLQAAGVRRVSIGSGLARAAFGAFLTAAREMHEHGAWDFAKDAISYRDLTAMFDGKR encoded by the coding sequence ATGGCGACGCAAGCGGACAAGGCGGCCGCGTTTGCTTCCTTACACCGGCGCGAAGGGATCTTCCTGACCCCGAATCCGTGGGACGCCGGGACGGCGCGGCTGCTCGCCCGGATGGGCTTTGAGGCGCTGGCCACCACGTCGGCGGGGTACGCCTTTTCGATCGGCGTTCCGGACGGCTTCGTGTCGCGCGATGAAATGCTGGCGCACGCCGCCTCGATCGTGCGCTCGACGCCGTTGCCGGTGAGCGCGGACCTGGAGAACGGCTACGCGGACGATGCGGCCTCGGTGGGGGAAACGATCCGTCTTGCCGCGGAAACGGGTCTCGCCGGAGCCTCGATCGAGGACGTTTCGGCGCGGCCGAACGCGCGCATCTACGAGCTGGAGCACGCGGCGGATCGCATTCGCGCCGCCGCCGAGGCGGCCCGCTCATTGCCCCATCCGTTCGTCCTTACCGCCAGGGCGGAGAACTTCATCACGGGTCGGCCGGATCTTGCCGACACCATCCGCCGCCTGCAGGCGTTTCAAGAGGCTGGCGCCGACGCGCTGTTTGCGCCCGGCCTCGCCTCGCTCGACGACATTCGAACCGTTGTCGGGTCCGTGGACCGGCCGGTGAATGTGATTGCCGGGATGCCCGGCGCGACCTGGAACCTCGCAGATCTCCAGGCCGCGGGCGTGCGGCGCGTGAGCATCGGCAGTGGTTTGGCTCGCGCGGCCTTCGGCGCATTTCTCACGGCCGCTCGCGAGATGCATGAGCACGGCGCCTGGGACTTTGCGAAAGACGCGATCTCCTATCGTGATCTGACGGCGATGTTCGACGGGAAGCGCTAG
- a CDS encoding gamma-glutamyltransferase family protein: MRPRVFAIALLCAAACAAQQLMFWPVRGTREMVAAANNFEVEAGFRMLTQGGNAVDAGVAATLTAAVTEQARFGLGGEMPLIVKMSGKTPVVISGVGVAPTGATPEFYAARKAEPWEEPSHFPPIPAQGILAAITPGVFDGLMLALEQHGTMSFEKVVTPALEYAAGFPIGEEWGRFLQANERVLELWPTSREFFFPGGKRPVRGEIFRANHLANTLRELVKAEKKARGNRAKKIRAVRDYFYRGPIAERIAGFSKANGGLITLDDLKSFHAGAEEPKTGTYRGYTIVKPGFWTQGPVMIQALNILEGYDLKAMGHNSPRYLHTVIEAVKLAFADRDRHYGDPKFSKIPEATLLSREYAAARRKLIDPERANMEHRPGDLTAPLSSAVAGRGDSSGVQDTTCVNVVDRWGNLFNATPSGAWLPSVIAGDTGIPLSTRGQSFVVAAGHPNQIAPGKRPRVTLSPTMVLKEGKPFLIMSTPGGDNQDQAMLQVLLNIIEFGMTPQEAVEAPRFQTEHFQASFAFHEFNPGKVAFEKRIPQPTLEKLGAMGHIVEVRSEYSNASAPTVILMREGVLDGGADPRRGRFIFGR; encoded by the coding sequence ATGCGACCCCGCGTCTTCGCTATCGCCCTGCTGTGCGCCGCCGCTTGCGCCGCCCAGCAATTGATGTTCTGGCCCGTCCGCGGCACGCGCGAGATGGTGGCCGCCGCGAACAACTTTGAAGTCGAGGCTGGGTTCCGCATGCTTACGCAAGGGGGCAACGCCGTCGATGCGGGTGTCGCCGCGACTCTGACCGCGGCCGTCACCGAGCAGGCCAGGTTCGGGCTCGGCGGTGAGATGCCGCTTATCGTCAAGATGTCGGGCAAGACGCCGGTGGTGATCAGCGGCGTCGGCGTGGCTCCTACCGGCGCCACTCCCGAATTCTACGCCGCTCGCAAGGCCGAACCTTGGGAAGAACCCAGCCATTTTCCTCCCATTCCGGCGCAAGGCATCCTCGCCGCGATTACTCCGGGTGTGTTCGACGGCCTGATGCTTGCGCTCGAGCAGCACGGCACGATGTCGTTCGAAAAGGTGGTTACGCCCGCCCTCGAGTACGCCGCCGGATTCCCGATCGGCGAGGAGTGGGGCCGCTTCCTGCAGGCCAATGAGCGCGTGCTCGAACTGTGGCCCACCTCGCGCGAGTTCTTCTTCCCTGGCGGCAAGCGTCCGGTTCGCGGCGAGATCTTCCGCGCCAACCATCTCGCCAATACCCTGCGCGAGCTGGTGAAGGCCGAGAAGAAGGCCCGCGGCAATCGCGCGAAAAAGATCCGCGCGGTGCGCGACTACTTCTATCGCGGACCGATCGCCGAGCGCATCGCCGGTTTCTCCAAAGCCAACGGCGGCCTCATCACGCTCGACGACTTGAAGAGTTTCCATGCCGGCGCCGAGGAGCCGAAGACCGGCACCTATCGCGGATACACGATCGTGAAGCCCGGCTTCTGGACGCAGGGTCCGGTGATGATCCAGGCTCTCAACATCCTCGAGGGCTACGATCTCAAGGCGATGGGCCACAACTCGCCGCGGTATCTGCATACGGTGATCGAGGCCGTGAAGCTTGCGTTCGCGGATCGTGACCGCCACTACGGCGACCCCAAATTCTCGAAGATTCCGGAAGCGACACTGCTCTCGCGCGAGTACGCGGCGGCGCGCCGGAAGCTCATCGATCCGGAGCGCGCCAACATGGAGCACCGGCCGGGCGATCTCACGGCTCCGCTGAGTTCGGCGGTCGCCGGGCGCGGCGATTCCTCGGGCGTGCAGGACACCACTTGCGTGAACGTGGTTGACCGGTGGGGAAATCTTTTCAACGCCACGCCGAGCGGCGCCTGGCTGCCTTCGGTGATCGCCGGGGATACGGGGATCCCGTTGTCGACGCGCGGCCAATCGTTCGTCGTCGCAGCCGGTCACCCGAACCAGATCGCGCCCGGCAAGCGTCCGCGAGTCACGCTGAGCCCGACGATGGTTCTCAAGGAGGGCAAGCCGTTCCTGATCATGTCGACGCCGGGCGGCGACAACCAGGATCAGGCGATGCTCCAGGTGCTGCTGAACATCATCGAGTTCGGCATGACACCGCAGGAAGCCGTGGAGGCGCCGCGGTTCCAAACCGAGCACTTCCAGGCGTCGTTCGCTTTTCATGAATTCAATCCGGGCAAGGTGGCTTTTGAGAAGCGCATTCCGCAGCCGACGCTAGAGAAGCTGGGCGCGATGGGCCATATCGTCGAAGTGCGCAGCGAGTACAGCAACGCGTCGGCGCCGACGGTGATACTGATGCGCGAAGGCGTGCTCGATGGTGGGGCCGATCCGCGGCGCGGCCGGTTCATCTTCGGAAGGTAG
- a CDS encoding TonB-dependent receptor gives MNCFRRLVVLSLLLLPHAFGQAGSIQGIVRDQTDAAVVNADVSVVNLDTGLRRETKSNEVGLYTIPSLPVGRYKVTAALQGFAPAELPEVKLDVNQTARLDFTLKPGTVTESIDVSAAAALLDSETATVGQVIENKRIVELPLNGRNYLQLARLTAGTSAARGSRPESEGVFSAGGQHGYQVQVNIDGVDNSLTYSGGPIGFEAQAIKPSVDAVGEFRVVTNNLSAEYGNRMGGQVFVNIKSGTNGVHGTLFEFLRNSSLDGSNFFANRAGSPKPPYRQNQFGGTIGGPIKKDRTFFFGSYEGTRTRLGRSFTSTVPTEAVANGDFNGIRPVYDPATTVGTATSFTRQPFPGNIVPKNRWDPLAPKILALYPKATGAGIVNNYFFAPSESNDVNSYDIKGDHNLSDTSRFSVRYSRRDRDRYEPGPLPLPADGGLATTTVIDTNSFAGTHSMTFGASMTNEFRVGVTDVKTRFDVPYDSPLFDDYGIQGIPKTNLASSNDHGLSRFTPLGYRELGTRSFWPNTNNQRTYQFNDTVFRNWGKHNIRFGGEFRREDVFRNAARFARGQFAFNREFTANPASRATTGDGLAEFMLGMASGGTVGNENGEYLVATTTAVFIQDDWKITPNLTLNLGLRYDIFFAPRFPDGKVSTFELDFSNLGPNARLKQTRFGPNECLCKNDTNNFAPRLGFAWKATPKTVVRAGAGLIYARADSLSTQWARGQNQAPDFLEFGFGTLDRINPRLTLSGGFPTVDFNASEVPGPNAVGIDSPNRFVPSQYSQQWFFDIQRELPFSTLFTIGYNGNGTRKLLGGLNYNIPYGIEPSPVPVNNRRLWPYYNGVNRTEPYGSLSYNGMIAKLEKRFSKGLTFLASYTWAHAIDNLDEVGNGEGAGALKPWDRTLNRGNSLTDIRQGFVFSGTYELPFGKGKMFLAGAGKAADLVLGGWQLGGVLSKSTGEYFTVTTSGGITNAGGADRPNRLRDGNLPAGDRTIDRWFDTSAFAVQPQYTYGNSGRAIIEGPGVINLDFSLAKTFSITERFRLQFRAEAFNASNTPAFGNPAANLNTPGVGAITSAGEPRRVQFGLKFLY, from the coding sequence ATGAATTGCTTTAGGCGTCTGGTGGTATTGTCTCTTCTTCTATTGCCCCATGCCTTCGGGCAGGCCGGCTCCATCCAAGGTATCGTCCGGGATCAAACGGACGCCGCCGTCGTCAACGCGGACGTTTCGGTGGTGAACCTCGACACCGGGCTTCGGCGTGAGACCAAGTCGAACGAGGTGGGTCTCTACACGATTCCGTCTCTGCCGGTGGGCCGCTACAAGGTCACCGCCGCGCTGCAGGGGTTCGCGCCGGCCGAGCTCCCCGAAGTGAAGCTCGACGTGAACCAGACGGCGCGCTTGGATTTCACGTTGAAGCCGGGAACCGTCACCGAGAGCATCGACGTAAGCGCTGCGGCAGCGCTGCTCGATTCGGAAACGGCCACGGTGGGCCAGGTGATCGAGAACAAGCGCATCGTGGAGCTGCCGCTCAACGGCCGCAACTACCTGCAACTGGCGCGTCTGACGGCGGGGACATCGGCCGCGCGTGGTTCACGGCCCGAATCCGAGGGCGTGTTTTCAGCCGGCGGCCAGCACGGCTACCAGGTGCAGGTGAACATCGACGGCGTGGACAACTCGCTCACCTACTCGGGCGGGCCGATCGGCTTCGAGGCCCAGGCGATCAAGCCGAGCGTGGACGCCGTCGGCGAGTTTCGGGTGGTCACCAACAACCTCTCGGCGGAGTACGGAAACCGGATGGGCGGGCAAGTGTTCGTGAACATCAAATCCGGCACCAATGGGGTTCACGGGACACTGTTCGAGTTCCTGCGCAATTCGTCGCTCGACGGATCGAACTTCTTCGCCAACCGCGCCGGGTCGCCGAAGCCGCCGTATCGTCAGAACCAGTTCGGCGGCACGATCGGCGGACCGATCAAGAAGGATAGGACGTTCTTTTTTGGTTCGTACGAAGGGACGCGCACGCGGCTCGGGCGCAGTTTCACTTCGACGGTTCCCACCGAAGCGGTGGCAAACGGCGACTTCAACGGGATCCGCCCGGTGTACGATCCGGCCACGACAGTGGGGACGGCCACCAGCTTCACCCGCCAGCCATTCCCGGGCAACATCGTGCCGAAGAACCGTTGGGACCCGCTGGCGCCGAAGATTCTGGCGCTGTACCCGAAGGCGACCGGCGCCGGGATTGTGAACAACTACTTCTTCGCTCCGAGCGAATCGAACGATGTGAACAGCTACGACATCAAGGGCGATCACAACCTGAGTGACACCAGCCGTTTCTCCGTTCGCTACTCGCGGCGTGACCGCGACCGCTACGAGCCGGGTCCGCTGCCGCTGCCGGCCGATGGCGGGCTTGCCACGACCACAGTGATCGACACAAACTCCTTCGCCGGCACGCACTCGATGACGTTCGGCGCCTCGATGACGAACGAATTCCGTGTGGGCGTGACAGACGTGAAGACGAGATTCGACGTGCCCTACGATTCGCCGCTGTTCGACGACTACGGGATCCAAGGGATTCCGAAGACGAACCTGGCGTCGTCGAACGATCACGGCCTGTCGCGTTTCACGCCGCTGGGCTACCGCGAACTCGGCACGCGCTCCTTTTGGCCGAATACGAACAACCAGCGCACCTACCAGTTCAACGACACGGTGTTCCGCAACTGGGGCAAGCACAACATCCGGTTCGGCGGCGAGTTCCGCCGCGAGGACGTGTTCCGCAACGCGGCGCGATTCGCCCGCGGGCAGTTCGCATTCAACCGCGAGTTTACGGCGAATCCGGCGAGCCGGGCCACCACCGGCGACGGGCTCGCCGAGTTCATGCTGGGGATGGCGTCGGGCGGGACAGTAGGCAACGAGAACGGCGAGTATCTGGTGGCGACCACGACGGCCGTTTTCATCCAGGACGACTGGAAGATCACGCCGAATCTCACGCTCAACCTCGGGCTGCGGTACGACATCTTCTTCGCGCCGCGCTTTCCCGATGGCAAGGTCTCAACGTTTGAACTGGATTTCTCCAACCTCGGCCCGAACGCACGCTTGAAGCAGACGCGTTTCGGCCCGAACGAGTGCCTCTGCAAGAACGACACGAACAACTTCGCGCCGCGCCTCGGATTCGCCTGGAAGGCGACGCCGAAGACGGTGGTCCGCGCCGGCGCCGGCCTCATCTACGCGCGCGCGGATTCGCTTTCGACGCAGTGGGCGCGCGGGCAAAACCAGGCGCCGGACTTCCTGGAATTCGGCTTCGGAACGCTCGACCGGATCAATCCGCGGCTGACCTTGAGCGGCGGCTTCCCGACGGTGGACTTCAACGCCAGTGAAGTGCCGGGTCCGAACGCGGTGGGCATCGATTCGCCGAACCGCTTCGTGCCGTCGCAGTACTCGCAACAGTGGTTCTTCGACATCCAGCGCGAACTGCCGTTTTCGACGCTGTTCACGATCGGCTACAACGGCAACGGCACGCGCAAGCTGCTCGGCGGGTTGAACTACAACATCCCGTACGGGATCGAGCCGTCGCCGGTGCCGGTGAACAACCGCCGCCTGTGGCCCTACTACAACGGCGTGAACCGGACCGAGCCCTACGGCTCGCTTTCCTACAACGGCATGATCGCCAAGCTCGAGAAGCGGTTTTCGAAGGGGCTGACGTTCCTGGCGTCCTACACGTGGGCGCACGCCATCGACAATCTCGACGAGGTCGGCAACGGCGAAGGCGCAGGCGCGCTGAAGCCGTGGGACCGGACGCTCAACCGCGGCAACTCGCTTACCGACATCCGGCAGGGGTTTGTGTTCAGCGGCACGTATGAACTGCCGTTCGGCAAGGGCAAGATGTTCCTGGCGGGCGCGGGCAAGGCGGCGGACCTGGTGCTGGGCGGGTGGCAGTTGGGCGGCGTGCTTTCGAAGTCTACGGGCGAGTACTTCACGGTAACGACTTCGGGCGGCATAACCAATGCCGGCGGCGCGGACCGGCCGAACCGCCTTCGCGACGGCAACCTGCCGGCCGGCGACCGCACGATCGACCGGTGGTTCGATACGTCGGCGTTCGCGGTGCAGCCGCAGTATACGTACGGGAATTCGGGGCGCGCGATCATCGAGGGCCCGGGGGTGATCAACCTGGACTTCTCGCTGGCGAAGACGTTCTCGATCACCGAGCGTTTCCGGCTGCAGTTCCGGGCGGAGGCGTTCAATGCGTCGAACACGCCGGCGTTCGGCAACCCGGCGGCGAATCTCAACACGCCCGGCGTGGGTGCGATCACGTCGGCGGGCGAGCCTCGGCGGGTGCAGTTCGGGCTGAAGTTCCTGTACTAG
- the topA gene encoding type I DNA topoisomerase gives MSKSLVIVESPAKSKTISKYLGNDFVVKASLGHIKDLPKKDLAVDVGGDFTPQYEVIEGKRKLIQELKAAAKEAENIYLAADPDREGEAICYHLAEELGPKKGDTPRVFRVRFNEITANAVKRAFDQPMAVDRNLVDAQQARRVLDRLVGYQISPLLWDKVRRGLSAGRVQTVALRLIVDREREIRAFIKEEYWTIDVSLNAEKPPILKARLAKKNGQNLEIGTEAESAAIVTALDGAKYTVQSVGTKEKRRNPVPPFITSTLQQESARKLRFSVKRTMGLAQRLYEGVELGAQGAVGLITYMRTDSTRVSDDALREVREFIPKRFGPDYLPAEPNRFKSKKDAQDAHEAIRPTSVELTPEVVSKHLSEDELKLYRLVWTRFVASQMAPAVFDQTTIDVTAPGSDNAQYMFRATGSVPKFDGFLAVYQEGKDQKDEEDEELKHKLPRVTQGEELKFKAIEPEQHFTEPPPRFTEATLVKELEADGVGRPSTYASILSTIQDRGYVTKLGGKFAPTELGFVVTDLLVKNFDDIFDVKYTARMENELDEIEEGKIDWRAAMVEFYEKFKTDLVRAESEMEDIKRMEKPTDLICDKCGKPMVLRWGKHGSFVGCSGYPECTNTREPSPDMVEGETGATEFSEQDEVEYCQNCGREMVLKKGRFGQFYACTGYPDCKTTKPLGGEQKKPDQPLEEQCPVCGKNLVLKTGRFGEFTACSAYPTCKYVKQKTIGVKCPTCHEGDIIERRSKQGKTFFGCNRYPDCDFVAWGKPIAEKCPNCGGAYLIEKYLKSGAWAQCPDKECKFKRELVVAEPAEAAG, from the coding sequence ATGTCCAAGTCGCTCGTCATCGTCGAGTCACCGGCGAAGTCGAAAACCATCAGCAAGTACCTCGGCAACGATTTCGTGGTGAAGGCCTCGCTCGGCCACATCAAGGATCTACCAAAGAAGGATCTGGCCGTGGATGTGGGTGGAGACTTCACACCGCAATATGAGGTTATCGAGGGTAAACGTAAGCTGATCCAGGAGTTAAAGGCCGCCGCCAAGGAAGCCGAGAACATCTATCTGGCGGCTGACCCGGACCGGGAAGGGGAGGCCATCTGCTACCACCTGGCCGAAGAGCTGGGGCCCAAAAAGGGCGACACGCCGCGCGTATTCCGGGTCCGCTTCAACGAAATCACGGCGAACGCCGTGAAGCGCGCCTTTGACCAGCCGATGGCCGTGGACCGCAACCTCGTGGACGCCCAGCAAGCCCGGCGCGTACTGGACCGGCTCGTGGGGTACCAGATCTCTCCGCTCCTGTGGGACAAGGTCCGCCGCGGACTGTCGGCAGGGCGCGTCCAGACCGTGGCCCTTCGCCTCATCGTGGACCGCGAGCGCGAGATTCGCGCCTTCATCAAGGAAGAATACTGGACGATCGACGTCAGCCTCAACGCCGAGAAGCCGCCCATTCTGAAGGCGCGGCTGGCGAAGAAAAACGGGCAGAACCTGGAGATCGGCACCGAAGCCGAATCGGCGGCGATCGTGACCGCGCTCGACGGCGCCAAGTACACCGTGCAATCGGTGGGGACGAAGGAAAAGCGCCGCAATCCGGTGCCGCCGTTTATCACCTCCACCCTGCAGCAGGAATCCGCGCGGAAACTGCGGTTTTCGGTGAAGCGCACGATGGGGCTGGCCCAACGGCTCTACGAAGGCGTGGAACTCGGCGCGCAGGGCGCGGTGGGTTTGATCACCTACATGCGTACCGATTCGACACGCGTTTCCGACGATGCCCTCCGCGAGGTCCGCGAGTTCATCCCGAAGCGCTTCGGCCCGGACTATCTGCCGGCCGAACCGAACCGGTTCAAGAGCAAGAAGGATGCGCAGGACGCGCACGAAGCGATCCGGCCGACCTCGGTGGAACTCACTCCGGAGGTGGTCTCCAAGCATCTCTCCGAAGACGAGTTGAAGCTATACCGGCTGGTCTGGACGCGCTTCGTGGCGTCGCAGATGGCGCCCGCGGTCTTCGATCAGACAACCATCGACGTGACCGCGCCGGGCTCCGACAACGCCCAATACATGTTCCGGGCCACCGGCAGCGTGCCGAAGTTCGACGGCTTCCTCGCCGTCTACCAGGAAGGCAAGGATCAGAAGGACGAAGAGGATGAGGAGCTGAAGCACAAGCTCCCGCGCGTGACGCAGGGCGAAGAGCTGAAGTTCAAGGCGATCGAGCCCGAGCAGCACTTCACGGAGCCGCCGCCGCGATTCACCGAAGCCACGCTCGTCAAGGAACTGGAAGCAGACGGCGTCGGCCGCCCATCAACCTACGCCTCGATCCTCTCGACGATTCAGGACCGCGGCTACGTCACCAAGCTCGGCGGCAAATTCGCGCCGACGGAGCTTGGCTTCGTGGTCACCGATCTGCTCGTGAAGAACTTCGACGACATCTTCGACGTGAAGTACACGGCGCGTATGGAGAACGAGCTCGACGAGATCGAAGAGGGCAAGATCGACTGGCGCGCGGCGATGGTGGAGTTCTACGAAAAATTCAAGACAGACCTGGTGCGCGCCGAGTCCGAGATGGAAGACATCAAGCGGATGGAGAAGCCCACCGATCTCATCTGCGACAAGTGCGGCAAGCCAATGGTGCTGCGCTGGGGCAAGCACGGATCATTCGTCGGCTGCTCTGGATATCCAGAGTGCACCAACACGCGTGAGCCTTCGCCCGACATGGTGGAGGGCGAGACCGGCGCCACGGAGTTCTCCGAGCAGGACGAAGTCGAGTACTGCCAGAACTGCGGCCGCGAGATGGTCCTGAAGAAGGGCCGTTTCGGACAGTTCTACGCCTGCACCGGCTATCCCGATTGCAAGACCACCAAGCCGCTCGGCGGCGAGCAGAAGAAACCGGACCAGCCCCTTGAGGAACAGTGCCCGGTCTGCGGCAAGAACCTGGTGCTCAAGACGGGACGGTTCGGCGAGTTCACCGCCTGCAGCGCCTACCCGACCTGCAAGTACGTGAAGCAGAAGACGATCGGCGTGAAGTGCCCGACCTGCCATGAGGGCGACATCATCGAGCGTCGGTCCAAGCAAGGGAAGACGTTTTTCGGCTGCAACCGCTATCCGGATTGCGATTTCGTCGCGTGGGGCAAGCCGATCGCGGAGAAGTGCCCGAACTGCGGCGGGGCGTACCTGATCGAGAAGTACCTGAAGTCCGGCGCCTGGGCGCAGTGCCCGGACAAGGAATGCAAGTTCAAGCGGGAACTGGTGGTGGCTGAGCCGGCTGAAGCCGCCGGATGA
- a CDS encoding NUDIX domain-containing protein gives MRESAGVLPVRIREGALEVFLVHPGGPFFARKDEGAWSIAKGEFDARVESAEDAARREFAEETGFACPDALVPLGSVRQRSGKVVHGFVCAAPNLDPAEVRGNTFEMEWPPRSGRRREFPEVDRAAWFSVDEARVKVNAAQAAFLERLVSTVAESSRATRIP, from the coding sequence ATGCGCGAAAGCGCCGGCGTCCTTCCCGTTCGCATTCGTGAGGGTGCGCTCGAGGTGTTTCTGGTGCATCCGGGCGGGCCGTTCTTTGCGCGAAAGGATGAGGGCGCGTGGTCGATCGCAAAGGGCGAGTTCGATGCGCGGGTGGAGTCCGCTGAGGATGCCGCGCGGCGGGAGTTCGCCGAGGAAACGGGCTTTGCTTGCCCGGACGCGCTGGTGCCGCTCGGGAGTGTGCGGCAGCGGTCGGGGAAGGTCGTCCATGGGTTTGTGTGCGCGGCCCCGAATCTCGATCCGGCGGAAGTGCGCGGCAATACCTTCGAGATGGAGTGGCCGCCGCGGTCCGGGCGGAGGCGGGAGTTTCCGGAGGTGGATCGAGCGGCGTGGTTTTCGGTTGATGAGGCGCGGGTGAAGGTCAATGCGGCGCAGGCGGCGTTCCTGGAGCGGCTGGTGAGCACTGTGGCCGAATCCTCGCGGGCGACCCGTATCCCGTGA
- a CDS encoding aldo/keto reductase: MQRRTFLTAPATLAVTRAALAAEMPTVTLGKSGLTVSRFCLGGFHMAKGGEANAVKIIHRAIDLGVLFFDSAHKYHDGLSDTFYGKALTGGRRQKIILMSKAQLRTRDEAMRQLEQTLKRMNTDYLDLWQCHEVARHDEVDRIFGPNGSLEAFVLAKKQGKVRHIGFTGHHDYTVHQRLLAGFDGWETVQHPVNLIDPHYLSFIENFLPKAAAAGLGRIAMKSNAIGNITKNQVATIPECLRFSWSHDIHTLVSGVETVEQLEQNVAACKTFQKMSPKEISSLLDRTKQGPVGVKVETYKKPPAGARAVRPHHDGDDA, translated from the coding sequence ATGCAGCGAAGAACGTTTCTCACCGCTCCGGCGACGCTCGCCGTAACGCGCGCCGCGCTCGCCGCCGAAATGCCGACGGTAACGCTCGGCAAGAGCGGACTCACCGTGTCGCGCTTCTGCCTCGGCGGATTCCATATGGCCAAGGGCGGGGAAGCCAACGCCGTGAAGATCATTCACCGCGCCATCGATCTCGGCGTCCTCTTCTTCGACAGCGCCCACAAGTATCACGACGGACTGAGCGATACCTTCTACGGGAAAGCGCTCACCGGCGGCCGGCGCCAGAAGATCATCCTCATGTCGAAGGCGCAGCTTCGCACGCGCGACGAAGCCATGCGCCAGCTCGAACAGACGCTCAAGCGCATGAACACGGACTACCTCGACCTGTGGCAGTGCCACGAGGTCGCGCGGCACGACGAAGTGGACCGGATCTTCGGGCCCAACGGTTCGCTCGAGGCCTTCGTGCTCGCCAAGAAGCAGGGCAAGGTGCGGCACATCGGTTTCACCGGGCACCACGACTACACGGTCCACCAGCGCCTGCTCGCCGGGTTCGACGGATGGGAGACGGTGCAGCACCCGGTGAACCTGATTGACCCGCACTACCTGAGCTTCATCGAGAACTTCCTGCCGAAGGCCGCCGCGGCCGGGCTGGGGCGGATCGCGATGAAATCGAACGCGATCGGCAACATCACGAAAAACCAGGTGGCTACGATCCCCGAGTGCCTGCGGTTTTCCTGGAGCCACGATATCCATACGCTGGTGTCAGGGGTGGAGACCGTGGAGCAGCTCGAGCAGAACGTCGCTGCGTGCAAGACGTTCCAGAAGATGTCGCCCAAGGAGATTTCCTCTCTGCTCGATCGGACGAAGCAGGGGCCGGTCGGCGTGAAGGTGGAGACGTACAAGAAGCCTCCGGCCGGGGCGCGGGCCGTGCGGCCGCATCACGATGGCGACGACGCCTGA